GCCCCTGGCGCAGCATGGTCAGGCCGGTCGGGCTGCCGCCGTCGTGGTACTCGCTGATGACGGGGCGCTCGGGCTCGGGCTCGGCCGCGAAGTCCTGGAGCGGCCGGCCCTCCCAGGGCTCGACCGCCGCGCAGGGGCCGGGCGTCACCGCCCGCTCGACGGTGGCCGCCAGGTCGTTCAGCGACACCGGCGTCTGGTTTACGCCGGCCGGGATGCCGGGCCCGGCCAGGATCATCGGCACGGCCACCGAATCCTCGTACATCACCGACTTGGTCCAGAAGCCGTGCTCGCCCAGCATCTCGCCGTGGTCGCTGGTGTAGACGACGGTGGTGCGTTCCGCCTGCCCCGACCCCTCCAGGGCCTCCAGGACCTGGCGGACGTTGTCGTCGAGGAAGGAGCAGAGGCCGTAGTAGTTGCGCCGCGCCAGGACGCGGGCCTCGTCGTCCTCGAAGTAGTCGTCGTAGTCCCAGAAGCGGCGCATCTCGCGCAGCACGGGGTGGTCGAGGGCGCCGTTGCGGGGCGGCGGCACGTCCCGCCCGGCGTAGAGATCGAAGAACACCTGGGGTGCCGTCAGGGGAAAGTGCGGGCTGACGAAGGACACAAAGAGCGCCCAGGGCTTGGCGCCGCCCGGACTATCGCGCAGCCAGGCGCAGGCCCGCTCGGTGATTCGGCGGTCGTAGCGCGTGTAGTCGCTCTCGCCGGGCCCCAGCTCTCGGGCCAGCTCCACGGCCTCCGGGAAGGGCGGCAGGGTGTCGCGGATCAGGCTCTGGGACCAGCCCCGGCCGCCGTTGGCCAGGTACATGGGCAGCAGCTCCTCGCTGAAGCCGTTGTCGTCCGCGCCGGAGCGGAAGTGCAGCTTGCCGATGGAGACCACGTGATGTCCGCGGCTCCGGAGCCTGTGCATCCAGCTCTCGTGCTGGCCGTGGTAGGGCTCGGCCGAGGACCAGCAGCGGTGCCGGAAGACCGGTTGGCCGGTAGCCAGGCTCGCCCGCGCCGGGATGCAGATCGGCGAGGGCGTATAGGCGCGGGCGAAGCGCTGGCCGCGCGCCGCCAGGCGGTCGAGCGTCGGCGTCCGCGCCAGGGGGTGGCCGTAGCAGCCGAGGGCCGAGCGGGCGTGCTCGTCGGACAGCAGGAACAGCAGGTTCGTGGCGGCCATGGCGCGTGTCTCCTGCGGTTCACAGGGGAATGGGAAGTCGCGGGCGGGGCTCCTGGGCCTCGCTGACCTCCGCGATGATGGCGTACGCGTGCTGGAACGACTGGGCGAACATCAGTTTCTCGGCAAAGGTCATGCGCTTCACGACCTTTCCGGCTTCGTAGAACCAGTACTGCGGCATCAGGGGATTGATGAAGAGCTCCGAGCCCTCGGTCCGTTCGGTCGCGTGGTGGTCGCCGAAGGCGCCCTCGAGCGCGCTGACGATGGAGTTCATCACGATGCTCTTGTGCTCCGGCTGCTGCCGGTTGGCGAACGCGACGACATCGGCGAGCAGTCCGGCCTCCTCCGTGCCCGGCGTCAGGGAGATGCTGCCCAGGTAACCGCCGTCCCGAATCAGCTGAGCGGTGTTCTGCAGGAAGGAATGGTGCGAAACGCCGTGAAAATGGTCGATGCCGAAGCCGATGCAGGCCAGCATCGCCCGGTCGCCCGCCACGGAGTGCGCCGCCACGACGGAGACCGCGTCCTCGACGATGGTCCCCAGACCCGGTTCGTCCCCGAAGATGATGCTGTCCGTGCCGCCGTCGACAAGCAGAACCAGATCGATCCCGTGTTCGCCGATGATGTAGCGATAACCCTCGGCGACGGCGGCAGGGGCCGCCTTCTCGAAGGCGTAGATCGGCCAGGATACCCCGCGAAGCGCGAGCGACTCGTTCAACCATCGTTCCGGGAAGTAGCCCATGGGACTTGATTGACGGTCTATGCGCCAGACGGCGGGTGGAATCCTCTCCGCACCGCTATGAGGCAGGGCGGTAAAGGAAAGGTTCGCCAGGACGACCTTCTTCCCGGCCTTGCGCAGTGTTTCGGCGATCGGCACGCCGGCATAGACGTCGAAACCGCCGCCGCAGCCCGCAACGAGGACGGACTCCGCGCCTTGCAACCGCTTCAACGCCGGGATGGTAAGCACGGTCTTGCGGGCCGGTTCCTCGGTGATCGGGAGAGCCACACTAGTCCCCTTGGAGCTGCGCCTTCAACCAGGCGCAGAAGGTCCGGGCCGCCGGGTTCATCCGGCCGTCGCGCGGCCCCAGGAGGTAATAGCCCTCGCGCGCCGGCACCTCGCCCTCGAACAGCCGGACCAGGGCGCCGGACGCGAGCGGCTCCTCGACCAGGAGGTGATGAGCCATGGCCACGCCGAGGCCGCGCTGGGCCAGGTTCAGCGTCAGGACATAGGTGTTGCAGGCGTGGTTGCGCCGGCCGCGCAGCGCGGCCGCGCCCTGGCTCGCCAGCCAGTGCTCCCAGTCGTAGAGCAGGCCGCTCAGGTGCAGCCAGGTTTCCCCCGACAGGTCTAGCGGCTTCGTGATCCGCCGCGCAACGGCGGGCGCCGCAACGGGAAAGATCCGGGCCTGGGTCAGCAGCTCGCCGGTCTCGCCGCGCCACTCGCCGCGGCCGAAGCGAACCTCCACGCTGCCAGGGCCGCCGGTGAAGTCGGCTTCCCACATGGTGGTCGAGAGGTTGACCTCGATCTCCGGGTGGGCCGCGAGGAAGGCCGGCAGCCGCGGCGTCAGCCAGAGCACGGAGAAGGCGTTGTTGGCCTTGATCTCGACGGTGTTCTCCGGGTTCGGCCCGAGAAAGCGGGCGGTGCCCCTGGCCAGCACCGCGAAGGCTTCGTGCACCGTCGGCAGATAGCCCAGGCCCGCCTCGGTCAGGATGAGAGAGCGCGCCCGGCGCAGGAACAGCGGCTGGCCGAGGAA
This is a stretch of genomic DNA from Kiloniellales bacterium. It encodes these proteins:
- a CDS encoding sulfatase-like hydrolase/transferase, which encodes MAATNLLFLLSDEHARSALGCYGHPLARTPTLDRLAARGQRFARAYTPSPICIPARASLATGQPVFRHRCWSSAEPYHGQHESWMHRLRSRGHHVVSIGKLHFRSGADDNGFSEELLPMYLANGGRGWSQSLIRDTLPPFPEAVELARELGPGESDYTRYDRRITERACAWLRDSPGGAKPWALFVSFVSPHFPLTAPQVFFDLYAGRDVPPPRNGALDHPVLREMRRFWDYDDYFEDDEARVLARRNYYGLCSFLDDNVRQVLEALEGSGQAERTTVVYTSDHGEMLGEHGFWTKSVMYEDSVAVPMILAGPGIPAGVNQTPVSLNDLAATVERAVTPGPCAAVEPWEGRPLQDFAAEPEPERPVISEYHDGGSPTGLTMLRQG
- a CDS encoding DUF1152 domain-containing protein, with the translated sequence MALPITEEPARKTVLTIPALKRLQGAESVLVAGCGGGFDVYAGVPIAETLRKAGKKVVLANLSFTALPHSGAERIPPAVWRIDRQSSPMGYFPERWLNESLALRGVSWPIYAFEKAAPAAVAEGYRYIIGEHGIDLVLLVDGGTDSIIFGDEPGLGTIVEDAVSVVAAHSVAGDRAMLACIGFGIDHFHGVSHHSFLQNTAQLIRDGGYLGSISLTPGTEEAGLLADVVAFANRQQPEHKSIVMNSIVSALEGAFGDHHATERTEGSELFINPLMPQYWFYEAGKVVKRMTFAEKLMFAQSFQHAYAIIAEVSEAQEPRPRLPIPL
- a CDS encoding LysR substrate-binding domain-containing protein — encoded protein: MGEIGSRNLRNALPPLQWLRSFEAAARYLSFTAAAAEIGVTQSAVSQQIKALEQFLGQPLFLRRARSLILTEAGLGYLPTVHEAFAVLARGTARFLGPNPENTVEIKANNAFSVLWLTPRLPAFLAAHPEIEVNLSTTMWEADFTGGPGSVEVRFGRGEWRGETGELLTQARIFPVAAPAVARRITKPLDLSGETWLHLSGLLYDWEHWLASQGAAALRGRRNHACNTYVLTLNLAQRGLGVAMAHHLLVEEPLASGALVRLFEGEVPAREGYYLLGPRDGRMNPAARTFCAWLKAQLQGD